In Sedimenticola thiotaurini, the following proteins share a genomic window:
- a CDS encoding alpha/beta fold hydrolase yields the protein MRLHYREYGSYSDHHPTLIFLHGLLGSSSNWHSLARGLGDHYHVLVPDLRNHGRSPHDDDVSYPALARDLAQLIDEQGLESALLIGHSMGGKAAMWLALEQPELVCGLVVVDIAPVAYPNRFGVIYEALHAVEQTRVGSRAEADAILAGYLDDVSLRQFLLQNLQHAGGDWRWRMNLAALTRGMSDIVGFPACDNLSYSGPSLFIYGGLSDYVQPEAKPLIQRLFPRADLQKIPQVGHWVYAEQPQAFSAILGKFLARF from the coding sequence ATGCGACTCCATTATCGGGAATATGGTAGTTACAGTGATCACCATCCGACGCTGATTTTTCTGCATGGACTGCTGGGCTCCTCGTCCAATTGGCACTCCCTGGCCCGGGGGCTGGGAGACCACTACCATGTGCTGGTGCCCGACCTGCGTAATCACGGCCGCTCACCCCACGACGACGATGTGAGCTACCCGGCGCTGGCCCGGGATCTGGCACAGCTGATTGATGAGCAGGGGCTGGAGTCGGCCCTGCTGATCGGCCACAGCATGGGCGGCAAGGCGGCCATGTGGCTGGCACTTGAGCAGCCGGAACTGGTGTGTGGGCTGGTGGTGGTGGATATCGCCCCGGTTGCCTACCCGAACCGGTTCGGGGTGATCTACGAGGCCCTGCACGCCGTTGAACAGACCCGTGTTGGCAGTCGCGCTGAGGCGGACGCCATCCTGGCCGGCTATCTGGACGATGTTAGTCTGCGCCAGTTCCTGTTACAGAATCTCCAGCATGCGGGAGGGGATTGGCGCTGGCGCATGAATCTCGCCGCACTCACCCGTGGCATGTCCGATATTGTCGGATTTCCCGCTTGCGACAATCTGAGCTATTCCGGCCCCAGTCTGTTTATTTATGGCGGGCTGTCGGACTATGTGCAGCCGGAGGCCAAACCGCTCATACAGCGTCTGTTTCCCCGGGCGGATCTGCAAAAGATTCCCCAGGTCGGTCATTGGGTCTACGCGGAGCAGCCACAGGCATTTTCCGCCATTCTGGGTAAATTCCTGGCCCGTTTCTGA